A stretch of Mucilaginibacter terrae DNA encodes these proteins:
- a CDS encoding carboxypeptidase-like regulatory domain-containing protein has protein sequence MIRLYTILLAFLFLSGTVLANDELEKNGSIKGHVQTSDAKPGAFVTVSLKNTKKGTMTDENGNFRLHGVKPGTYTLRISHIGLQTEEQEIKVEKVNKPK, from the coding sequence ATGATTCGACTTTACACAATTTTGCTTGCATTTCTGTTTCTTTCGGGTACAGTACTGGCCAATGATGAACTTGAAAAAAATGGCAGTATTAAAGGCCATGTACAAACCAGCGATGCTAAACCCGGTGCATTTGTAACAGTGAGCCTTAAAAACACTAAAAAAGGCACCATGACCGATGAGAATGGAAACTTCCGTTTGCATGGTGTTAAACCCGGTACGTATACCTTACGTATTTCACATATTGGGTTACAAACCGAAGAGCAAGAGATTAAGGTTGAGAAGGTAAACAAACCGAAGTAA
- a CDS encoding RNA polymerase sigma-70 factor, giving the protein MLRLSNLNDIQLLELIKSDNEAAFEEVYNRYWRSLYSFAYKRVKSREVAEEIVQDFLTNFWANRKKINIQSTFEGYVYMSVKHLVLNYFAKESRRMTLADNILNLNIIHNPVYHNSTEEWISLHELNNIIKYQVSQLPIKCRSVFELSRVQNKSNKEIAQTLGISEKTVEGHLSKAIKKLRLSIEVLVATVIVLFN; this is encoded by the coding sequence ATGCTTCGCCTAAGTAATCTGAACGACATACAATTATTAGAACTGATTAAATCAGATAATGAGGCTGCCTTTGAGGAAGTGTATAACCGGTATTGGCGCAGCCTATATTCGTTTGCTTATAAACGGGTTAAAAGCCGCGAAGTTGCCGAGGAAATTGTACAAGACTTTTTGACCAATTTTTGGGCTAACCGTAAAAAAATTAATATCCAGTCAACATTCGAAGGTTACGTTTACATGTCGGTGAAGCATTTGGTGCTTAACTATTTTGCAAAAGAAAGCCGCCGCATGACTTTGGCCGACAATATTTTGAACTTAAACATAATTCATAATCCTGTCTATCACAACTCTACTGAGGAGTGGATAAGTTTGCATGAATTAAACAATATTATTAAATACCAGGTTAGCCAGCTCCCTATTAAGTGCCGCTCGGTGTTTGAATTGAGCCGTGTTCAAAATAAATCTAATAAAGAAATTGCGCAAACACTGGGCATATCCGAGAAAACGGTTGAAGGGCATTTAAGTAAAGCTATTAAGAAACTACGTTTGAGTATCGAGGTTTTGGTGGCAACAGTAATCGTTCTTTTCAATTAA
- a CDS encoding TonB-dependent siderophore receptor, translated as MNRLTDVMKNINGVALGENRGSVNESFYARGYTLGANNVLKNGARTSLGGSIEASTLESVEVMKGSAALLYGGVTGGAVVNLVTKKPKFYWGGEVSMRAGSYNLYKPTVDIYGPISKKIAFRVIATKENADSYRDVVTTDRFYINPSLLFDISKKTELLLQGDYLKSNYTPDFGIGTVFGGQIPDIGRGAFLNTSWAYNHTKTSSAQANLTHRFNNVWKLNVIGAYQSYFRNYFGAERPQGATTNGVTSSISARALTRSRNQEYTYNQQINLTGSANTGFIKHTFLVGADADQSRTTSYGFKYGDAVNSPTAFSYPTFNILDPATYATSGDIPYTRIYQNTFTPIYRMGAFVQDLIELSNKFKVLAGIRYTWQKQPRASTYNEDTDATTLANNGIGKAKVDKAFSPKVGLIYQPIPTTSVYASYANNFTSNTGVDVGGSPLGPSVIDQYELGVKNDLLNGKLSVNVSAYRIINNRFTQTAQFLANGTPNSDTNIKEFSGKTSSDGVEVDITGRPTSNIYFLAGYAYNFFRYTSTLPNGITEGERIVGSIPHTANGTVFYTFNRGNLQGLKFGFSGFFTGARNSGFNTLKTGASRGAPVHLDSYTTLDISAGYTFKRKLSLLAKVSNITNELNYLVHENYSVNPIPPRMVSATLSYRFQVR; from the coding sequence ATTAATCGCCTTACCGATGTGATGAAAAACATAAACGGTGTTGCCCTGGGTGAAAACCGCGGTTCGGTAAACGAGAGCTTTTATGCCCGGGGTTACACCCTTGGTGCCAACAACGTATTAAAAAATGGTGCACGCACCTCTTTAGGTGGCTCAATTGAAGCCAGCACGCTCGAATCGGTTGAGGTAATGAAGGGCAGTGCGGCTTTGCTATATGGCGGTGTTACCGGCGGTGCCGTGGTTAACCTGGTAACCAAAAAACCGAAGTTTTATTGGGGCGGCGAAGTGAGTATGCGTGCAGGAAGCTATAACTTATACAAACCTACGGTTGACATTTACGGCCCCATCAGCAAAAAAATTGCGTTCAGGGTAATTGCCACTAAAGAAAATGCCGACAGCTACCGCGATGTTGTAACAACCGATCGCTTTTACATTAATCCATCGTTATTGTTCGACATCAGCAAAAAAACAGAATTATTACTGCAAGGTGATTACCTCAAAAGCAACTACACGCCTGATTTTGGTATAGGTACCGTTTTTGGAGGCCAGATACCTGATATTGGTAGGGGTGCTTTTTTAAATACCTCATGGGCTTACAACCATACTAAAACAAGTTCGGCACAGGCAAATTTAACGCACCGTTTTAACAACGTATGGAAACTGAATGTTATTGGTGCCTATCAAAGCTACTTCCGCAATTACTTTGGTGCCGAGCGCCCTCAGGGAGCTACAACCAACGGCGTAACCTCAAGTATATCAGCACGCGCATTAACCCGCTCAAGAAACCAGGAGTACACTTACAATCAGCAAATTAATTTAACCGGTAGTGCAAATACCGGCTTTATTAAGCATACATTTTTAGTGGGTGCCGATGCCGACCAGTCGCGCACAACATCGTATGGATTTAAATATGGCGATGCTGTAAATTCTCCAACTGCATTCAGCTATCCTACTTTCAACATTCTCGACCCAGCTACATATGCTACATCCGGAGATATTCCGTACACACGAATTTATCAAAATACTTTTACACCTATATATCGCATGGGTGCATTTGTGCAAGACCTTATTGAGCTATCAAACAAATTTAAAGTGCTGGCCGGCATCAGGTACACCTGGCAAAAACAACCGCGTGCAAGCACTTACAATGAAGATACCGATGCCACCACACTGGCAAACAACGGTATTGGCAAAGCCAAAGTTGATAAAGCCTTTTCGCCCAAAGTGGGTTTAATTTATCAACCTATTCCTACTACTTCGGTTTATGCAAGTTATGCCAACAACTTTACATCAAACACCGGGGTTGATGTTGGCGGCTCACCATTAGGTCCGTCAGTAATTGACCAGTACGAGCTTGGGGTTAAAAACGATTTACTAAACGGTAAATTATCGGTTAACGTTAGTGCTTACCGCATTATCAATAACCGGTTCACTCAAACAGCACAGTTTTTAGCCAATGGTACACCAAACTCCGACACTAATATTAAAGAGTTTAGCGGCAAAACTTCAAGCGATGGTGTTGAGGTTGATATAACCGGTCGCCCAACAAGCAACATATACTTTTTAGCAGGTTACGCATATAACTTTTTCCGTTATACCAGCACCCTGCCTAACGGCATAACCGAGGGCGAGCGTATTGTAGGTAGCATACCTCACACCGCAAATGGCACCGTATTCTACACCTTTAACCGAGGCAATTTACAGGGCTTAAAATTCGGCTTTTCAGGCTTTTTTACCGGTGCACGTAACAGTGGCTTTAATACACTTAAAACAGGCGCATCACGTGGCGCACCGGTTCATTTAGATAGCTATACTACCCTTGATATTTCGGCCGGTTACACCTTTAAAAGAAAACTTTCCTTATTGGCAAAGGTTTCAAACATAACCAACGAACTTAACTACCTTGTACACGAAAATTATAGCGTAAATCCAATTCCGCCTCGTATGGTATCGGCAACTTTATCTTACCGGTTCCAGGTTAGATAA
- a CDS encoding FecR family protein — protein MKITPHLIEKYLRNQCTAEERSAVNDWYKNFSNEPDPFGDMSIQDQENIRQSIYERYKQSKAQKEDEGQARSYKSTLYWMLGATSSMAALILIIVKLIGNQPALPKVQHTASLQLVYYNNNSGIVKKNLPDHSVVWLSPKSTLTYPKNFVGHYREVKLQGEAFFEVTKDKAHPFIIKSNDITTKVWGTSFRVRAFKNSPEEVTVVTGKVSVHERNSAKSVMLLPNQKATLLNHAILVKKSGSSIKAEMRIWHKTSLSFNDARLNQVFTALSKNFDISIHSSDAKLNNLIFTGDFTDQNLPAILDMIQQSVNASYHINANGVFEFQSN, from the coding sequence ATGAAGATTACTCCGCACCTTATTGAGAAGTATTTGCGTAACCAGTGTACTGCCGAAGAAAGAAGCGCTGTAAATGACTGGTATAAAAATTTTTCTAATGAACCTGATCCATTCGGAGATATGAGTATTCAGGATCAGGAAAACATCCGGCAATCAATTTACGAAAGATATAAGCAAAGCAAGGCTCAAAAGGAAGATGAAGGACAGGCCCGTTCGTATAAAAGCACCCTGTATTGGATGTTAGGTGCAACCAGTAGCATGGCTGCTTTGATATTAATTATTGTAAAATTAATAGGTAATCAACCTGCTTTACCAAAAGTGCAGCATACAGCAAGCCTGCAACTGGTTTACTACAATAATAACAGTGGTATTGTTAAAAAAAACCTGCCTGACCATAGTGTGGTTTGGCTTAGTCCTAAAAGCACATTAACATACCCCAAAAACTTTGTCGGGCATTATCGCGAAGTAAAGCTACAAGGCGAAGCATTTTTTGAAGTAACTAAGGATAAAGCCCACCCTTTCATCATCAAAAGTAATGATATAACAACAAAGGTTTGGGGAACCAGTTTTAGGGTGCGGGCTTTTAAAAACAGCCCCGAAGAAGTAACCGTAGTTACCGGCAAAGTATCAGTACACGAACGTAATTCGGCTAAATCGGTCATGCTTTTACCTAACCAAAAAGCCACATTGCTGAATCATGCTATTTTGGTAAAAAAATCAGGTAGCAGTATTAAAGCCGAAATGCGTATCTGGCATAAAACCTCGCTTTCGTTTAACGATGCACGCTTGAATCAGGTATTTACAGCGCTGAGTAAAAACTTTGATATAAGCATACATAGCAGCGATGCAAAGCTTAACAACTTAATATTCACAGGTGATTTTACTGACCAAAACCTGCCCGCCATATTGGATATGATACAACAATCAGTAAATGCAAGCTACCATATAAATGCCAATGGCGTGTTTGAATTTCAATCCAATTAG
- a CDS encoding RagB/SusD family nutrient uptake outer membrane protein, translated as MKRINKFIYSTLAVAGLLTAPTSCKKSFLDEERITSLTTADFQTTFGLDGLSIGMYQFLRFSYNNEWGYSTTEYGTDEFCVGGDRIRQFLNSYDASFNTLNGDVATIWDNCYGNINSANIMIENVPVYYTGANKDTRLGEGHFMRAFDYFKLVNQFGGVPLKLATTPGIVEEFTRASAQEVWTQIIADFTQAYNLLPPTPAERGRITKWAAAHYLAKAYLYRASEMNNAWNASTKENDLKEAIRYADLVINSGRHSLATNFRDLWNFTTPDGANETNSEIILSAEFSNNSSTAGRYGNRTHLYFPSIYQSLPGMTRDLAGGREFQRLRSTEYAMDVYDRTNDSRFWKSFKTSYACNNPSTAPRWDAATAPTPAQIGQPKFTANQQSILYIVNSAGDTRYTADNIKFRAPLMYVRYFNGQPLNYRGGHGNYTVNQYLTLSKYHDGSRNAVASEFGQRDAILARLAETYLIAAEANGRLGNYAAALPYLNRVRDRAAYTEGEDRGAYVDGGIAYRTNSVVNQASPSSFSDRNTYYESNNIPNTATSSTLSAMHLNSIGDVLNSPRDFYTELGVSSDSDRFIAFILNERSRELIGEMMRWEDLARTRTLITRATVFNDEAQPVAPKHLLRPIPQTSYLDIIKKNGTPLTPAEKAEQQNPGW; from the coding sequence ATGAAAAGAATTAACAAATTTATATATAGTACTTTGGCAGTAGCTGGTTTACTTACTGCCCCTACATCTTGTAAAAAGAGTTTTTTAGATGAAGAAAGAATTACCTCATTAACCACAGCTGATTTTCAAACCACTTTTGGTTTAGATGGGCTCTCAATTGGTATGTACCAGTTTTTAAGGTTTTCTTATAACAATGAATGGGGATATTCGACAACCGAATATGGTACAGACGAGTTTTGCGTAGGCGGCGACCGCATCAGGCAGTTTTTAAACTCTTACGATGCCAGTTTTAACACACTTAACGGTGATGTAGCAACTATTTGGGATAACTGTTACGGCAACATCAATTCGGCCAATATCATGATTGAAAATGTGCCGGTTTATTATACAGGTGCCAACAAAGATACCCGCCTTGGCGAAGGTCACTTTATGCGTGCGTTTGACTATTTTAAGCTTGTTAACCAGTTTGGAGGCGTGCCATTAAAACTGGCAACTACACCGGGTATTGTTGAGGAGTTTACACGTGCATCGGCTCAGGAAGTATGGACACAGATCATAGCCGATTTTACTCAAGCTTACAATCTTTTACCTCCAACCCCTGCCGAGCGTGGCCGCATCACCAAATGGGCTGCTGCGCATTACCTGGCTAAAGCGTACCTGTACCGGGCCAGTGAAATGAATAACGCATGGAATGCTTCAACCAAAGAAAATGATTTAAAGGAGGCAATAAGATATGCTGATCTGGTTATTAACTCGGGCCGTCATAGCCTTGCTACTAACTTCCGCGACTTATGGAACTTTACCACCCCAGACGGGGCTAATGAAACAAATAGTGAAATCATCCTGTCGGCCGAATTTTCGAATAATTCTTCTACTGCTGGGCGTTACGGCAATCGTACGCACCTGTATTTTCCTTCCATATATCAATCATTGCCTGGTATGACGCGTGATTTGGCTGGCGGTCGCGAGTTTCAACGACTACGTTCAACTGAATATGCCATGGATGTGTATGATCGCACCAACGATTCACGTTTCTGGAAAAGTTTTAAAACCAGCTATGCCTGTAATAACCCAAGTACTGCCCCCAGGTGGGATGCAGCTACGGCACCTACACCAGCACAAATTGGGCAGCCAAAATTTACGGCAAACCAGCAATCTATTTTATATATTGTAAACAGTGCCGGAGATACCCGCTACACTGCTGACAATATTAAATTCAGGGCACCTTTAATGTACGTACGTTACTTTAACGGGCAGCCACTGAATTACAGAGGCGGACATGGCAACTATACGGTCAACCAATACTTAACATTGTCTAAATATCATGATGGCTCACGCAACGCTGTAGCTTCAGAGTTTGGGCAACGTGATGCCATTTTAGCCCGCCTGGCCGAAACCTATTTGATAGCTGCCGAGGCAAATGGCCGTTTAGGTAATTATGCGGCAGCACTACCATATCTTAATCGTGTACGAGACCGCGCAGCCTACACCGAGGGTGAAGACCGCGGCGCTTATGTTGACGGTGGTATTGCTTATCGTACTAATTCGGTAGTAAATCAAGCATCGCCTTCATCATTTTCAGATCGCAATACTTACTACGAATCAAACAATATTCCAAATACTGCAACCAGCAGCACATTAAGTGCCATGCACTTAAACAGCATTGGTGATGTATTGAACTCACCACGTGATTTTTATACTGAATTGGGTGTAAGTTCGGATAGCGATAGGTTTATTGCTTTTATACTGAACGAGCGTTCAAGGGAATTAATAGGTGAAATGATGCGATGGGAAGATTTAGCCCGCACACGTACTTTAATTACACGCGCTACGGTATTTAATGATGAAGCCCAGCCGGTTGCTCCCAAACATTTATTGCGACCTATTCCGCAAACGTCTTACTTAGATATCATCAAGAAAAACGGAACTCCGCTAACACCTGCTGAGAAGGCTGAACAGCAAAATCCGGGGTGGTAA
- a CDS encoding SusC/RagA family TonB-linked outer membrane protein — protein MMRITFSQLLISLILSAVTYAKSSHAQIFDKVVSVNIQEPNLDRALKVIEQSANVKFVYSKSIIKTDTKINYQATNQRLDVVLNNILPQQIAYQLINDRIVLSNKRPVTEKTETAAPEALKQAIPINGKIVSDKGEELVGVSVTIKGTTTGTLTDAQGNFTLNVPDASAILIVKYVGFTTQEIAVGSQTTINIKLITQPSNLSEVVVVGYNVVRRSDVTSSVVSVNAEEIRSRPVANALQAIQGKAAGVDITSNERPGEIGQVRIRGVRSLTANNNPLYVVDGIPLDLRTAGIETINPNDIESIDILKDASATAVYGSRGANGVILVTTKRGKNGRMAMDYVGTVTVETLNDRINMMDAPQYIEFRRDAYRRIGYLYPLTRKPTDPLTVNPNSTYPLIPTLADDRRIFGNDPYAQENIARAWQSGTYDPSLLQTTNWTDMVKKTGVTQDHVLSVSGGTDKIKAYTSFGFLHQDGTQLGQDYTRYSTKVSVDVTPTKWFSMGGSINASYAKQNFGFITANATGPNNLYFAAQGQLPYAVPFDANGNRINLPGGDVNIQNPIGEDKYNINLRKIARGLGSFYAEITPFKGLKYRIQFGPDFYNANNGQYADRRSINQGAGQAGAVDQAQLLQNTRLAWTLDHLIYYNKSLGKHDFGVTLLQSSNSFREESSNMVAQNLPFPSQLWYQLNSVPNLFRYGSNLTDTRLNSYMARVNYTFNNKYVLTAFGRWDGATQLSEGNKWDFFPSASLAWRIDQEDFIKQYNWIDQLKLRAGVGSVGNAAIDPYLTLGNLQPLYYTYGTSVQPGYVSSDPSLANPIPFPNKFLGWERTTQYNFGLDYGFLDNRISGSIDVYFSRTSDLLLRKRIPSINGYAESYDNVGKTSNRGFEINLSTVNIKNKNFTWNTTLNFSASRDKITELSLGKINDVANLWFIGERLSTYYDFEKVGIWQDNLEDQAEMKKFTDANGGVRQFFPGSIKVRDVNGDYKIDANSDRVFRGSATPSWTGGITNTFNYKGVELSTFIYARWNFILRTGAENLQGRFAQRVVNYWTPTNPTNDYPAPNNGNASGDPFVSSMNYQDGSFIKIRNITLGYFLPAKVTKSLGLSRVKVYAQALNPGLLYSKIDWIDPDLGGSTFNRGFVMGLNVGF, from the coding sequence ATGATGAGAATAACCTTCAGTCAGCTACTTATTTCACTAATTCTTTCTGCCGTTACTTACGCCAAGAGCAGCCATGCTCAAATTTTCGACAAGGTGGTCAGTGTAAACATCCAGGAACCTAATTTGGACAGAGCACTGAAAGTTATCGAGCAATCGGCAAACGTAAAGTTTGTTTACAGTAAAAGTATTATAAAAACCGATACTAAAATTAATTACCAGGCTACTAATCAACGGTTAGATGTGGTGCTTAATAATATATTACCCCAACAAATAGCTTATCAGCTAATTAATGATCGTATTGTACTGAGCAATAAAAGGCCAGTTACTGAAAAAACTGAAACAGCAGCGCCTGAGGCTTTAAAGCAAGCCATACCTATTAATGGTAAAATAGTGAGCGATAAAGGTGAAGAACTGGTTGGTGTAAGCGTAACCATTAAAGGTACAACTACGGGTACATTAACTGATGCACAAGGTAATTTTACTTTAAATGTACCTGATGCCAGTGCCATACTAATTGTAAAATACGTTGGCTTTACTACCCAGGAAATAGCTGTTGGCAGCCAAACCACTATCAATATTAAACTGATTACCCAGCCCAGCAATTTAAGCGAGGTTGTTGTAGTTGGTTACAACGTGGTACGCCGTTCGGATGTTACCTCATCGGTAGTTAGTGTTAACGCCGAAGAAATACGCTCAAGGCCGGTAGCCAACGCCCTTCAGGCTATACAAGGCAAGGCTGCAGGCGTAGATATAACTTCGAACGAACGCCCTGGTGAGATTGGCCAGGTACGCATCAGGGGGGTACGTTCGTTAACAGCCAATAATAACCCTCTTTATGTAGTTGATGGTATTCCGCTGGATTTACGTACAGCTGGTATTGAAACCATTAACCCTAACGATATAGAGTCAATCGACATTTTAAAAGATGCATCTGCTACCGCTGTATATGGTTCGCGCGGTGCTAATGGTGTAATATTGGTAACCACTAAGCGAGGTAAAAATGGTCGTATGGCAATGGATTATGTTGGAACAGTTACTGTTGAAACCCTGAACGATCGCATAAATATGATGGACGCGCCACAGTACATTGAATTTAGGCGTGATGCTTACCGGCGTATAGGGTATTTGTATCCGTTAACCAGGAAGCCCACAGATCCGCTTACTGTTAATCCTAATTCAACCTACCCGCTTATACCAACATTGGCTGATGACAGACGTATATTTGGTAATGACCCATATGCCCAGGAGAACATTGCCCGTGCATGGCAAAGCGGCACATATGATCCCAGCTTGCTGCAAACCACCAATTGGACCGACATGGTGAAAAAAACTGGTGTAACGCAAGATCATGTATTGAGTGTAAGTGGTGGTACCGATAAGATTAAAGCCTACACCTCATTTGGCTTTTTACACCAGGACGGCACTCAATTAGGACAGGATTATACCCGTTATAGCACTAAAGTAAGTGTTGATGTAACCCCTACAAAATGGTTTAGTATGGGTGGCAGTATTAATGCCAGTTATGCTAAACAAAACTTTGGTTTTATCACCGCAAACGCAACCGGACCCAATAACCTCTATTTTGCAGCACAAGGCCAATTACCGTACGCAGTACCGTTTGATGCAAATGGAAATCGTATTAACTTGCCGGGTGGCGATGTAAATATTCAAAACCCTATTGGTGAAGATAAGTATAACATAAACCTGCGTAAAATAGCACGTGGTTTAGGATCTTTTTATGCTGAAATTACGCCATTTAAAGGATTAAAATATCGTATTCAATTTGGGCCTGATTTTTACAATGCCAACAACGGTCAATATGCCGACCGCCGTTCAATTAACCAGGGTGCTGGTCAGGCCGGAGCAGTAGATCAGGCGCAGCTATTGCAAAATACCCGCCTTGCATGGACATTGGACCACTTAATCTATTACAATAAATCATTGGGCAAGCATGATTTTGGTGTAACTTTACTGCAAAGCTCCAATTCCTTCCGCGAAGAGTCATCAAACATGGTGGCCCAAAACCTGCCCTTCCCAAGCCAGTTATGGTATCAGCTTAATTCGGTTCCTAATTTGTTCAGGTACGGCAGTAATTTAACAGATACCCGCCTTAACTCTTACATGGCCCGTGTTAATTACACATTTAACAACAAATATGTGTTAACAGCATTTGGTCGTTGGGATGGTGCCACACAATTATCCGAAGGCAATAAATGGGATTTCTTTCCATCGGCTTCGTTAGCCTGGAGAATTGATCAGGAAGATTTTATTAAACAATATAACTGGATCGATCAGTTAAAACTAAGAGCAGGTGTAGGTTCGGTAGGTAATGCCGCTATTGACCCTTACCTTACTTTAGGCAACCTGCAGCCTTTATACTATACTTATGGTACATCGGTACAGCCGGGTTACGTATCTTCCGATCCATCATTAGCCAATCCAATTCCATTCCCTAATAAATTTTTGGGCTGGGAGCGCACTACACAATATAACTTTGGTTTAGATTATGGCTTTTTAGACAACCGCATCAGTGGTTCAATAGATGTATATTTTAGCCGCACTTCTGATTTATTGTTACGCAAAAGAATCCCGTCAATAAATGGCTATGCCGAATCATATGACAACGTTGGTAAAACCTCTAACAGGGGCTTTGAAATTAACCTGAGCACTGTAAACATCAAAAACAAAAACTTTACCTGGAATACCACACTGAATTTTAGCGCCAGTAGAGATAAAATTACCGAACTGAGTTTAGGTAAGATAAATGATGTGGCGAACCTTTGGTTTATAGGAGAGCGTTTATCAACTTATTATGACTTTGAAAAGGTAGGTATTTGGCAGGATAACCTGGAGGACCAGGCCGAAATGAAAAAATTTACAGATGCCAATGGTGGAGTAAGGCAATTTTTTCCGGGTAGTATCAAGGTACGTGACGTAAATGGCGACTATAAGATAGATGCCAACAGCGACCGTGTTTTTCGTGGCAGTGCTACGCCCAGCTGGACTGGTGGTATTACCAATACCTTTAACTATAAGGGTGTTGAGCTGTCAACCTTCATTTATGCACGCTGGAACTTTATTTTGCGTACCGGGGCCGAAAACTTGCAAGGCCGTTTTGCGCAACGTGTAGTTAATTACTGGACACCAACTAACCCAACTAACGACTATCCGGCACCTAACAATGGCAACGCCTCCGGCGATCCATTTGTAAGCTCAATGAACTACCAGGATGGCTCTTTTATAAAAATACGTAACATCACACTGGGTTATTTTCTGCCTGCCAAGGTAACAAAATCGCTCGGCCTGTCAAGGGTTAAGGTTTATGCACAGGCATTAAATCCGGGGCTATTGTACTCTAAAATTGACTGGATAGATCCGGATCTGGGCGGATCGACTTTTAACAGAGGATTTGTAATGGGCTTGAATGTTGGCTTTTAA